Proteins encoded within one genomic window of Bacteroidales bacterium:
- a CDS encoding flavodoxin family protein: protein MSNKKVVILNGAGNGDDYLTSPFSVLTDLLEDDNADIRCYNLKDLKLAHCKGCMDCWIKTPGICMIADEGREIIQTIMQSDMIILFSPVTFGGYSSTLKIIVDRFIPLILPFLAKYYRETHHKPRYSYYPRLVGIGIQRYSSKPEVELFKTLVGRTAIDFHASSFAADVFSSEEDNEKLKEQLQNTISRSDSLPVKNIISFFPKADIKSFYNKQENARNAMLIVGSPKIKKRSTSDVFGEYLLEIMKSAGWKTEKLMLKGSLKQEKGQTELCSAVDRSDLIILVFPLYINTLPYLVTKALEVIASHKKVEQMKRPQRIFTFVNNGFPEFYQNALALAICRNFADQCGIFWAGALAMGAGEVLGQGQELTLPKRSGPPVKHVIKALDKAGEALVKESAIPSNIQNLISKPPIPLISFRIWRWIMFAGQSWKQQALKNGVSEEKIYAKPYAD, encoded by the coding sequence ATGTCGAATAAAAAAGTTGTTATTTTAAATGGAGCAGGAAACGGAGACGATTATTTAACATCTCCTTTTTCTGTACTAACTGATTTATTAGAAGATGATAATGCTGATATTCGATGTTATAATTTGAAGGATTTGAAATTAGCCCATTGTAAAGGGTGTATGGATTGTTGGATCAAAACGCCGGGAATTTGCATGATAGCTGATGAAGGCAGGGAAATTATCCAGACTATTATGCAAAGCGACATGATTATTCTTTTTTCTCCTGTGACGTTTGGAGGGTATTCATCTACACTTAAAATTATTGTTGATCGATTTATACCGCTGATTTTACCATTTTTAGCCAAATATTACAGAGAAACGCATCACAAACCACGCTACTCGTATTATCCCCGACTTGTAGGAATCGGTATCCAACGTTATTCCTCAAAACCAGAAGTTGAACTGTTTAAAACATTAGTAGGGCGTACTGCAATCGATTTTCACGCATCATCGTTTGCTGCGGATGTATTTAGCAGCGAAGAAGATAATGAAAAGTTGAAAGAACAATTACAAAACACTATTTCACGGTCAGATTCCTTGCCTGTTAAAAACATTATATCCTTTTTCCCAAAAGCAGATATAAAATCTTTTTATAATAAGCAGGAAAATGCTCGCAATGCCATGCTTATAGTGGGCAGTCCGAAAATAAAAAAGCGTTCCACATCAGATGTATTTGGAGAATATTTATTGGAAATAATGAAATCTGCCGGTTGGAAAACTGAAAAATTGATGTTGAAAGGAAGTCTGAAACAGGAAAAGGGGCAGACCGAATTATGTTCGGCAGTAGATCGTTCAGACCTGATCATTTTAGTCTTTCCCCTTTATATAAATACTTTGCCTTACCTTGTGACTAAAGCCCTGGAAGTGATTGCCAGCCACAAAAAAGTAGAGCAGATGAAAAGACCTCAACGTATTTTTACCTTTGTAAATAATGGTTTTCCGGAATTTTATCAAAATGCTCTGGCATTAGCAATTTGCCGTAACTTTGCTGACCAATGTGGTATTTTCTGGGCAGGAGCATTAGCCATGGGAGCAGGCGAAGTCCTTGGTCAAGGACAGGAACTCACTCTACCTAAACGTTCAGGACCTCCTGTAAAACATGTAATTAAGGCACTGGATAAAGCTGGTGAGGCTTTGGTAAAAGAAAGTGCCATACCTTCAAATATACAAAACCTGATCTCAAAACCGCCAATACCTTTGATTTCATTTAGAATTTGGCGATGGATAATGTTCGCAGGGCAATCATGGAAACAGCAAGCACTTAAAAATGGCGTTAGCGAAGAAAAAATATATGCAAAACCTTATGCGGATTAA
- a CDS encoding histidine kinase, which translates to MKFNKKIIFACIFIAILIPLYFHIQYFLSGEQKALSYRGIGFIFSFVVSVLIFSVNLKTLDFLRRKYPWDKKLVKGIIIKTLLTNFNASVIISILVLLLYSIVPDFHDRKLSVVLFNNIVIAIIINSIALSIIEGYYLFKQWKISLIQAEKLKKENIQSQFEALKNQIDPHFLFNSLNTIYSLIEPHPDKAKEFITKFSKIYRYVLNVKDKIVVQLNEEIDFLNSYYFLQKIRHGENLEISINIDAEKLNYYIPPLSLQMLVENAIKHNIISEKKPLKIQIFNNNNFLIIKNNLQQKETINESTNIGLNNLTERYKHISEIIPNFYINDNEYIAEIPLLNDE; encoded by the coding sequence ATGAAATTCAACAAAAAAATAATATTTGCATGTATTTTTATAGCAATACTTATTCCCTTATACTTTCATATACAATATTTTTTAAGTGGCGAACAAAAAGCATTATCATACAGAGGTATAGGTTTTATATTTTCATTTGTTGTTTCTGTTTTAATATTTTCTGTTAATTTAAAAACATTAGATTTTTTGCGAAGAAAGTATCCATGGGACAAAAAATTAGTTAAAGGAATAATAATAAAAACTTTATTGACCAATTTTAATGCAAGTGTAATAATTTCAATTCTTGTTTTATTGCTCTATTCTATTGTTCCTGATTTTCATGATAGAAAATTAAGTGTTGTTCTATTTAATAACATAGTTATTGCAATAATTATAAATTCAATTGCATTATCAATTATTGAAGGATATTATTTATTCAAACAATGGAAAATTTCACTAATACAGGCAGAAAAATTAAAAAAAGAAAATATTCAATCACAGTTCGAGGCATTAAAAAACCAAATTGACCCACATTTTCTTTTTAATAGTTTGAATACTATTTATTCATTAATAGAACCACATCCCGATAAAGCAAAAGAATTTATAACCAAATTTTCAAAAATATATCGCTATGTATTAAATGTAAAAGATAAAATAGTAGTTCAACTTAATGAGGAAATAGATTTTCTGAATTCATATTATTTTCTCCAGAAAATAAGGCATGGAGAAAATCTTGAAATATCTATCAATATTGATGCAGAAAAATTAAATTACTATATTCCGCCATTATCTCTTCAAATGCTTGTTGAGAACGCAATAAAACATAATATTATTTCAGAAAAAAAACCATTAAAAATTCAAATATTCAATAACAATAATTTTTTAATTATTAAAAATAATCTGCAACAAAAGGAAACTATTAATGAATCAACAAATATAGGGCTAAACAATTTAACTGAGAGATATAAACATATTTCTGAAATAATACCAAATTTTTATATTAATGATAATGAATATATTGCAGAGATACCGCTTTTGAATGATGAATGA
- a CDS encoding class I SAM-dependent methyltransferase, whose amino-acid sequence MKEKIFENDINKMPNLAFRGMKLVFKICYAIKPIDKYINSFNIKQGFTIIDYGCGPGGYVKRASELVGNKGLVYAVDIHELAISSVNKLKRKYSLNNVIAVHTDGITVDINNNTADLIYALDMFHMVKDTNGFLKELNRIAKPDSILIIEDGHQARDLSKEKIMKSECWEITEEQKKHIKCKPIK is encoded by the coding sequence ATGAAAGAAAAAATATTTGAAAATGATATTAACAAGATGCCGAATTTAGCATTTCGGGGAATGAAATTGGTTTTTAAAATTTGTTATGCAATAAAGCCGATTGATAAGTACATTAATTCATTCAACATTAAACAAGGATTTACTATTATAGATTATGGATGCGGCCCAGGTGGATATGTTAAGCGAGCTTCTGAATTAGTCGGCAACAAAGGATTAGTTTACGCAGTTGACATTCATGAATTAGCAATTTCATCGGTTAATAAACTTAAAAGGAAATATTCATTAAATAATGTAATTGCAGTACATACCGATGGCATAACAGTTGATATAAATAATAATACAGCCGATTTGATTTATGCACTTGATATGTTTCATATGGTTAAAGATACAAATGGATTTTTAAAAGAACTAAACAGGATTGCAAAACCGGATAGTATATTAATTATCGAAGATGGACACCAAGCTCGCGATTTATCTAAAGAAAAAATAATGAAGTCAGAATGTTGGGAGATAACTGAAGAACAAAAAAAACATATTAAATGTAAACCAATAAAGTAA
- a CDS encoding four helix bundle protein, with amino-acid sequence MGKCLLENDSNLISQGRGFGRYHYKEAKNFSYYSRGSLYETKTWITKAYNRNLITEEEFQIFQNEINNIGIKLNNYIKSIGKKTQNNN; translated from the coding sequence ATGGGAAAATGTTTATTAGAAAACGACTCAAATCTTATTTCACAGGGTAGAGGCTTTGGAAGATATCATTATAAAGAAGCTAAAAATTTTAGTTATTATTCCAGAGGCTCCTTGTACGAGACCAAAACATGGATTACAAAAGCATACAATAGAAATTTGATTACCGAAGAAGAATTTCAAATTTTCCAAAATGAAATCAATAATATTGGAATAAAACTGAACAATTACATCAAATCAATAGGGAAAAAAACACAAAATAACAATTAA
- a CDS encoding GIY-YIG nuclease family protein, with the protein MFYTYVLLSEKDGNLYIGFTKDLKLRFEQHRKGYVKSTKNRRPLNLIYYEACLIQDDAIRREKYLKMYYGKMFIRKRLKSYFTG; encoded by the coding sequence ATGTTTTATACGTATGTTTTGTTAAGTGAAAAAGATGGTAATTTATATATTGGTTTTACAAAAGATTTAAAATTAAGATTTGAACAACACAGAAAAGGTTATGTAAAATCAACAAAAAATAGAAGGCCATTAAATTTGATATATTATGAGGCATGTTTAATACAAGATGATGCAATTAGAAGAGAAAAGTATTTAAAAATGTATTATGGGAAAATGTTTATTAGAAAACGACTCAAATCTTATTTCACAGGGTAG
- a CDS encoding four helix bundle protein — translation MKLEELQVYQLSMEIGEKVWNIVINWDYFLKDTIGKQLVRAVDSVAANLSSPSEIILNL, via the coding sequence ATGAAATTGGAAGAATTACAGGTTTATCAGTTATCAATGGAGATTGGCGAGAAAGTATGGAATATAGTAATCAATTGGGATTATTTTTTAAAGGATACTATTGGAAAACAATTGGTTAGGGCTGTTGATTCAGTAGCTGCAAATCTAAGTTCACCCAGTGAAATAATTTTAAATCTTTAA
- a CDS encoding TonB-dependent receptor has translation MKKLRLLLISTLLIIVSNTIFAKSITQTIRGQVIEKNTLMTMPGATIVLLETNPQIGTITNEKGYFVLENIPIGRVSLQINFLGYHTITLNNLNLTSGKELILDIEMEEKVRKMDEVVVKATKNGEVMNKMSSISARTFSIEESQRYAGARNDVSKMASNYAGVCASNDALNDIVIRGNSPSGLLWRLEGIDIPNPNHFGQLGATGGPVSMLNNNVLSNSDFMTGAFPAEYGNSYSGVFDLKMRNGNYEKHEFLGQVGFNGFELGAEGPIIKGNNSSYLINYRYSTVGALQAMGISVGTGKAVPNYQDLTFKLNFPTNNIGKITIFGLGGISDINFLYSERDTTDEDDNVYAYENRDVLSKSKMGIIGASHTYIINSSTYSKLIIGVSTMINDNVVDSVSTVTNIPRPYIRMDLTESRIFGTFYINKKINSHHNFRIGVNVKRNSMNLTDSIYNASYDRFVTRIDNIDFTYLYEAFIQWQYKLTDNLIFNPGIHYQQLALNNSYSIEPRFGIKWNISNTQSFGFAYGLHSISQPLSVYFKQVELPDLSYLRPNEDLDFTKSHHFVFGYNLQINENLRLKAETYYQDIFQAVVEPNESAYSTLNSNSFTRFTPDSLISGGSGANYGIELTFERFMDKGFYFLFTTSLYESKYKGSDGILRNTAFNGNYVVNALAGKEFELSLNKENAKFKKVITIDGKLTMAGGLRYTPVDINTSIENGQTELDQTKPFSEQFDDYIRPDIRFAFRLDGKKISQELAFDIQNFINRKNPYMMTFDAKTGEEKMIYQLGIFPIVQYRIVF, from the coding sequence ATGAAAAAATTAAGATTACTTTTAATTTCAACATTGTTAATAATAGTTAGTAATACAATTTTTGCAAAAAGTATTACACAAACTATTAGAGGACAGGTTATTGAAAAAAATACTTTAATGACAATGCCGGGTGCTACTATTGTATTATTGGAAACAAACCCGCAAATTGGAACAATTACAAATGAAAAGGGTTATTTTGTTCTTGAAAATATCCCTATTGGAAGAGTTAGTTTGCAAATAAACTTTTTGGGCTATCATACAATTACGTTAAATAATTTGAACCTTACATCAGGAAAAGAATTAATTCTGGATATTGAAATGGAAGAAAAAGTCAGGAAAATGGACGAAGTTGTAGTAAAAGCTACAAAAAACGGTGAAGTTATGAATAAAATGTCAAGCATTAGTGCCAGAACATTTTCAATTGAAGAAAGTCAGCGATATGCAGGAGCAAGGAATGATGTTTCAAAAATGGCATCAAATTATGCAGGTGTCTGCGCTTCAAACGATGCCCTTAACGATATTGTAATTCGTGGGAATTCTCCTTCTGGTTTATTATGGAGGCTTGAAGGTATTGATATTCCTAACCCGAACCATTTCGGACAACTTGGTGCAACAGGAGGTCCTGTAAGTATGTTAAATAATAATGTTCTTTCTAATTCTGATTTTATGACAGGGGCTTTTCCTGCAGAATATGGAAATTCATATTCCGGTGTGTTTGACCTGAAAATGCGAAACGGAAATTATGAAAAGCATGAATTTCTCGGACAAGTTGGTTTTAATGGTTTTGAACTTGGAGCAGAAGGTCCAATTATAAAAGGAAATAACTCATCATATTTAATTAATTATCGTTATTCAACAGTGGGTGCTCTGCAAGCAATGGGTATTAGCGTAGGAACAGGAAAGGCTGTTCCTAATTATCAGGATTTAACTTTTAAGCTAAATTTTCCGACAAATAATATAGGAAAGATAACAATTTTTGGACTTGGTGGAATTAGTGATATAAATTTTTTGTATAGCGAAAGAGATACAACAGATGAAGACGATAATGTTTATGCTTATGAAAACAGAGATGTTTTATCAAAAAGTAAAATGGGGATAATCGGAGCTTCGCATACTTACATAATTAATAGTAGTACATATTCAAAACTGATTATCGGTGTATCAACAATGATTAATGATAATGTTGTTGATTCGGTAAGCACTGTAACAAATATTCCAAGACCTTATATCCGAATGGATTTAACAGAATCAAGAATTTTCGGTACTTTCTATATTAATAAAAAGATTAATTCACATCATAATTTCAGAATAGGTGTAAATGTGAAAAGAAACAGCATGAATTTAACTGATTCTATTTATAATGCAAGCTACGACAGATTTGTTACAAGAATTGATAATATTGATTTTACCTATCTATACGAAGCATTTATTCAATGGCAATATAAACTAACTGATAATCTGATATTTAATCCGGGAATTCATTATCAACAATTAGCATTAAATAACAGCTATTCTATTGAACCACGATTTGGGATAAAATGGAATATATCGAATACCCAATCGTTTGGATTTGCTTATGGTTTACATAGTATTTCTCAGCCCTTAAGTGTTTATTTCAAACAGGTTGAATTGCCTGATTTAAGCTATTTAAGACCGAACGAAGATTTGGATTTTACTAAAAGCCATCACTTTGTTTTTGGATATAACCTTCAAATTAATGAAAATTTACGATTAAAAGCAGAAACTTATTATCAGGATATATTTCAGGCAGTAGTTGAGCCAAATGAGAGCGCCTATTCAACTTTAAACAGTAATTCTTTTACAAGATTTACACCCGATTCATTGATAAGCGGAGGCAGCGGTGCAAATTACGGAATAGAGCTTACTTTTGAACGATTTATGGATAAAGGATTTTATTTTCTTTTTACCACTTCATTATACGAATCAAAATATAAAGGAAGCGATGGAATATTGAGAAACACAGCTTTCAATGGAAATTATGTAGTTAATGCTTTGGCAGGAAAAGAATTTGAATTATCTTTAAACAAAGAAAATGCAAAATTTAAAAAAGTAATTACAATTGACGGAAAATTAACTATGGCGGGAGGATTAAGATATACACCTGTTGATATTAATACATCCATAGAAAACGGGCAAACAGAACTCGATCAAACAAAACCATTTTCTGAACAATTTGATGATTATATCAGACCGGATATAAGGTTCGCTTTCAGGTTAGACGGAAAAAAAATCTCACAAGAATTAGCTTTTGATATTCAAAATTTTATAAATCGTAAAAATCCGTATATGATGACATTTGATGCTAAAACAGGCGAAGAAAAAATGATTTATCAACTCGGAATTTTCCCGATAGTGCAGTATAGGATTGTGTTTTAG
- a CDS encoding sulfite exporter TauE/SafE family protein, translating to MFEIIIIIVGILAGTLGGLLGIGGGIILMPVLIFYAGLSPAHAAGTCVMAVFFTTIGGTYRHYKVGHIDFKSIYPIIISGIIFTSLFSWIFIYFTKNESWLLLAMGIVFSLVSLRMLLVGFSILKIKKDNGKEIKGPIIGKSVIGAVAGILPGLLGIGTGTILVPSFSFILQAPIKIAMGASLACFAANSLISTAFKFSQGFVLLEIAIPISIGTLIGSYFGASLNKKFSSSVLTIFFGLIFTFISIKFILSFWGIKF from the coding sequence ATGTTTGAAATTATAATAATAATTGTTGGAATACTTGCAGGGACACTTGGAGGTTTATTAGGTATTGGAGGAGGTATTATTTTAATGCCTGTTTTAATTTTTTACGCAGGATTATCACCTGCACATGCAGCCGGCACATGCGTAATGGCTGTGTTTTTCACAACCATTGGTGGTACTTATCGACACTATAAAGTAGGTCATATTGATTTTAAATCAATTTATCCAATTATTATTTCCGGTATTATATTTACATCCCTCTTTTCATGGATTTTTATATATTTTACTAAAAATGAATCATGGTTGCTGCTGGCAATGGGAATTGTTTTTTCATTAGTATCATTGAGAATGCTTTTGGTAGGATTTTCAATTCTAAAAATTAAAAAAGATAATGGTAAAGAAATAAAAGGTCCTATAATTGGAAAATCTGTTATTGGAGCCGTAGCAGGAATACTTCCCGGACTTCTCGGAATTGGAACAGGAACAATATTAGTTCCCTCATTTTCTTTTATTTTACAAGCTCCGATAAAAATTGCAATGGGTGCATCATTAGCATGTTTTGCGGCAAATTCGCTTATAAGTACAGCCTTTAAATTTTCGCAAGGATTTGTATTACTCGAAATTGCAATTCCAATTTCAATCGGCACATTAATAGGTTCGTACTTTGGAGCATCATTAAATAAAAAATTTTCATCATCAGTTTTAACAATATTTTTCGGATTAATTTTTACTTTTATAAGTATAAAATTTATTCTTTCATTTTGGGGAATTAAATTTTAA